A DNA window from Halorubrum sp. DM2 contains the following coding sequences:
- a CDS encoding VOC family protein, with amino-acid sequence MLSDTPGLHHVTGIVGDPETHAAFYGETLGLRLLRRTVNYEEILQYHLYFGDATGSPGSVFTVFPDPTGDPGRTGKPGYEAVAFAVPPDSLDYWRDRLADRGVEAGPIDAEARFGDRGLTLADPSGTRIELIADADGSESGSGDGETESGPESDGADPWTDSPVPVRHAIRGLCGVTALPADSYGTASVLETLGFEYEAESADRVRYRAPGDRATVIDLLDRDAAYLREGPGTLHHAAVRVADRETLLEWHELFRERGYDVSRVKDRHFFYSLYVRGPGGLLVELATEAPTDDGPPGPGLADPDATGHATDLYLPPRFESDRDLIESQLPRFDWPEAGDSDHRDTGDANSLR; translated from the coding sequence ATGCTCTCTGACACCCCCGGACTCCACCACGTCACGGGGATCGTCGGCGACCCCGAGACCCATGCCGCCTTCTACGGCGAGACGCTCGGCCTCCGCCTGCTCCGCCGCACGGTGAACTACGAGGAGATCCTCCAGTATCACCTCTACTTCGGCGACGCGACCGGCTCGCCCGGCTCCGTGTTCACCGTCTTCCCGGACCCGACGGGCGATCCCGGACGGACCGGGAAACCCGGCTACGAGGCCGTCGCGTTCGCGGTGCCGCCGGACTCGCTCGACTACTGGCGCGACCGCCTCGCCGACCGCGGCGTCGAGGCGGGACCGATCGACGCCGAGGCGCGCTTCGGCGACCGCGGGCTGACGCTGGCGGACCCGTCCGGCACGCGGATCGAGCTGATCGCGGACGCGGACGGGAGTGAGAGCGGGAGCGGCGACGGCGAGACCGAGAGTGGGCCCGAGAGCGACGGAGCCGACCCGTGGACCGACAGCCCCGTCCCGGTGCGGCACGCGATCCGCGGGCTCTGCGGCGTGACCGCGCTCCCCGCGGACTCGTACGGGACCGCGAGCGTGCTGGAGACGCTCGGCTTCGAGTACGAGGCGGAGTCGGCCGATCGGGTGCGGTACCGCGCGCCGGGCGACCGCGCGACGGTCATTGATCTCCTCGACCGCGACGCCGCGTACCTCCGCGAGGGGCCGGGGACGCTCCACCACGCCGCGGTGCGCGTCGCGGACCGCGAGACGCTGCTGGAGTGGCACGAATTGTTCCGGGAGCGCGGGTACGACGTGTCGCGCGTGAAGGACCGCCACTTCTTCTACTCGCTGTACGTCCGCGGTCCCGGCGGGCTTCTCGTCGAACTGGCGACCGAGGCCCCGACCGACGACGGGCCGCCGGGGCCGGGCCTCGCGGACCCGGACGCGACCGGGCACGCGACGGATCTGTACCTTCCGCCGCGCTTCGAGTCGGACCGCGACCTGATCGAGTCGCAGCTCCCGCGGTTCGACTGGCCGGAGGCCGGCGATTCGGACCACCGAGACACCGGCGACGCGAACTCGCTGCGATGA
- a CDS encoding metal-dependent hydrolase, with amino-acid sequence MWPWGHLAVGYVAFSAFVRIGLDRRPTDRAAVVLAVATQLPDLVDKPLAWQFGLLSNGIGAAHSLLVGVPAALAVAVALRRRGHPALGLAVAVGYVSHVLGDILFAVLFSRPPVLPSFLWPVYATPAAPAPGLGAKTWQLLLDSRALLGGGMGRTYFLIEALLLCGTLALWFADGKPGWGLLRTFGRSKR; translated from the coding sequence ATGTGGCCTTGGGGTCACCTCGCGGTCGGCTACGTCGCGTTCTCGGCGTTTGTGCGGATCGGGTTGGATCGTCGACCGACCGACCGGGCCGCGGTCGTCCTCGCGGTCGCCACGCAGCTGCCCGATCTCGTCGACAAGCCGCTCGCCTGGCAGTTCGGACTGTTGAGCAACGGAATCGGCGCTGCGCACTCCCTGCTCGTCGGCGTTCCCGCCGCGCTCGCCGTCGCGGTCGCCCTCCGGCGGCGAGGTCACCCGGCGCTCGGCCTCGCCGTCGCGGTCGGCTACGTCAGCCACGTTCTCGGGGACATCCTGTTCGCCGTCCTGTTCAGTCGGCCGCCGGTCCTCCCGTCGTTCCTGTGGCCGGTCTACGCGACGCCCGCCGCGCCCGCTCCGGGGCTCGGTGCGAAGACCTGGCAGCTGTTGCTGGACAGTCGAGCGCTCCTCGGCGGCGGGATGGGACGGACGTACTTCCTGATCGAGGCCCTCCTGCTCTGCGGGACGCTGGCGCTGTGGTTCGCCGACGGGAAACCCGGTTGGGGCCTGTTGAGGACGTTCGGCCGCTCGAAGCGATGA
- a CDS encoding winged helix-turn-helix domain-containing protein encodes MENERNDDATDDWDQIGFIISSKYRTAVLEQLVDGPSIPSSIASRTGLSITHISRALRSLRERSLVELLVSKEKRKGRIYGITEEGKRLWNRIESEGLIE; translated from the coding sequence ATGGAGAACGAGCGGAACGACGACGCCACTGACGATTGGGACCAGATCGGGTTCATCATCAGTTCCAAGTACCGGACGGCGGTGCTCGAACAGCTCGTCGACGGCCCGTCTATTCCCTCGTCGATCGCGTCCCGGACCGGTCTCTCGATCACGCACATCTCGCGGGCGCTGCGTTCCCTCCGCGAGCGCTCGCTCGTCGAACTGCTCGTGTCGAAGGAGAAGCGGAAGGGCCGCATCTACGGGATCACGGAGGAGGGAAAGCGGCTCTGGAACCGCATCGAGAGCGAGGGACTGATCGAGTGA
- a CDS encoding halocyanin domain-containing protein produces MTDDTTLDRRRFVQATTAASATLLLAGCSGGGDGGDGSDGSDGGDSSDGGDGSDGSGDSGDGGDTQYLGEEPDYGGWLGDANNYEQTVDATGQDQVTVDVGAGDGLAFGPAAVAVSPGTTVVWEWTGAGGGHNVAAESGDFESETATEEGHTFEYTFEETGTYEYVCTPHSSVGMKGAVVVQ; encoded by the coding sequence ATGACCGACGACACCACACTCGATCGACGACGGTTCGTACAGGCGACGACCGCCGCGAGCGCGACGCTCCTGCTCGCCGGCTGTTCCGGCGGCGGCGACGGCGGTGACGGCTCGGACGGCTCGGACGGCGGAGACAGCAGCGACGGGGGCGACGGCTCCGACGGTTCCGGCGACAGTGGCGACGGCGGCGACACGCAGTACCTCGGCGAGGAGCCGGACTACGGCGGCTGGCTCGGAGACGCCAACAACTACGAGCAGACCGTCGACGCCACCGGCCAAGATCAGGTCACGGTCGACGTCGGCGCGGGGGACGGCCTCGCGTTCGGCCCGGCCGCGGTGGCGGTGAGCCCCGGGACCACCGTGGTCTGGGAATGGACCGGAGCGGGCGGCGGCCACAACGTCGCCGCGGAGTCGGGCGACTTCGAGAGCGAGACCGCGACGGAGGAGGGACACACCTTCGAGTACACGTTCGAGGAGACGGGGACGTACGAGTACGTCTGTACGCCCCACAGCTCGGTCGGAATGAAGGGCGCGGTCGTCGTCCAGTAG
- a CDS encoding DUF2249 domain-containing protein → MTELDVREIPPNERHDRIHDAFDDLEPGESLTIVNDHDPKPLYYELSAEVPAFDDEAYAVEREGSERFVAELPKVASASEPEKVRIENIDGEPAAQAFPESEPKTVRLSLSAGEGVAEHDHPDKDVLFHALEGVFDVALDGEDHRVEAGELLRFDGERRVEPTAREDATALIVLAPRGDP, encoded by the coding sequence ATGACCGAACTCGACGTCAGAGAGATTCCTCCGAACGAGCGACACGACCGGATCCACGACGCGTTCGACGACTTGGAGCCGGGCGAGTCGCTCACGATAGTGAACGACCACGACCCGAAGCCGCTCTACTACGAGCTGTCGGCGGAGGTCCCCGCGTTCGACGACGAGGCGTACGCGGTCGAGCGCGAGGGGTCAGAGCGGTTCGTCGCCGAGCTGCCGAAGGTGGCGTCGGCGTCCGAACCGGAAAAAGTCCGGATCGAGAACATCGACGGCGAACCGGCCGCGCAGGCGTTCCCCGAAAGCGAGCCGAAGACCGTCCGGCTCTCGCTGTCCGCGGGCGAGGGCGTCGCGGAACACGACCACCCGGACAAAGACGTGCTGTTCCACGCGCTGGAGGGCGTCTTCGACGTCGCACTCGACGGCGAGGACCACCGCGTCGAGGCGGGCGAACTGCTCCGGTTCGACGGCGAGCGGCGCGTGGAGCCGACCGCGCGCGAGGACGCCACCGCGCTGATCGTGTTGGCACCGCGGGGCGACCCGTAG
- a CDS encoding glycosyltransferase — protein sequence MTEISVIIPTLKSRDKVECLDYLAANSFSDYEVCLQSESTATAARNAGIERAESDKLVFLDDDSRPRDGYLSRMSEIFETETAVAGRTVHPRDDIFAGKLTNHYDFGDEPRYVTRFWGCNMGVHRDVFDEVGGWDEAIPWGHEEVELAERVLSVSPIYYDPELVVDHPYADSVSDYLTKTYRQEVEQPYLWTKKGLSRREQWLTILSDAVTPTNYVGFPVRSALLHGAGTLARAAGRVRGMRRRGDRTRDRREPTSAADAGR from the coding sequence ATGACCGAGATTAGCGTCATTATCCCCACGCTGAAATCACGGGACAAAGTCGAGTGTCTCGACTACTTGGCCGCGAACTCCTTCTCCGACTACGAGGTCTGTCTCCAGAGCGAGTCGACGGCGACGGCGGCTCGGAACGCCGGCATCGAGCGCGCCGAATCGGACAAACTGGTGTTCCTCGACGACGACTCCCGGCCGCGAGACGGGTACCTCTCCCGGATGTCGGAGATTTTCGAGACCGAGACCGCCGTCGCCGGGCGGACGGTCCACCCCCGAGACGACATCTTCGCCGGGAAGCTCACCAACCACTACGACTTCGGCGACGAGCCGCGCTACGTCACGCGCTTCTGGGGCTGTAACATGGGGGTCCACCGGGACGTGTTCGACGAGGTCGGCGGGTGGGACGAGGCGATCCCGTGGGGTCACGAGGAGGTCGAACTCGCGGAACGGGTGCTCTCCGTCTCTCCCATCTACTACGACCCGGAGCTGGTGGTCGATCACCCTTACGCCGACTCGGTGTCGGACTACCTGACGAAGACGTACCGCCAAGAGGTGGAGCAGCCGTACCTGTGGACCAAGAAGGGACTGAGCAGGCGGGAGCAGTGGCTGACGATCCTCAGCGACGCGGTCACTCCGACGAACTACGTCGGCTTCCCGGTTCGGTCGGCGCTGCTTCACGGTGCCGGCACGCTGGCGCGGGCCGCCGGCCGCGTCCGGGGGATGCGCCGTCGGGGCGACAGGACTCGCGATCGGCGCGAACCGACGTCAGCGGCGGACGCCGGCCGGTAG
- a CDS encoding DUF1616 domain-containing protein — MSSLADELLASRDLLVVGGSVAVAIVVTAVGTTSAVRLQPALLLLLVLPGYVTAAFAYAEREREPWTFAALVERSALSLGGSLAILPLLAILVSLSTGALTRWGLVAAASAYVVLGAAATVVRRARHSSGEGGPRPAGPRGAGSSSPGRLPDETGPTTVVLAVSVFLAVGTLGAAVTVPVDGETATDLHLLTEQDGEFVANEYPETLTAGESATITVGVTNDEHRSVEYTAVTELQRVQVDGRSVIVVDSRQIDRYAFELTHGESWREPQEFRATLTGENVRFVTYLYRGEPPENPTAESAYRTTYVWFDVQPAGTAGE, encoded by the coding sequence ATGAGTTCGCTGGCCGACGAGCTGTTAGCCAGCCGCGACCTCCTCGTGGTCGGTGGGTCGGTCGCGGTCGCCATCGTGGTGACCGCGGTCGGGACGACGAGCGCCGTCCGGCTTCAGCCCGCCCTCCTGCTCCTCTTGGTGCTTCCGGGGTACGTAACGGCGGCGTTCGCGTACGCCGAGCGCGAACGGGAGCCGTGGACGTTCGCGGCGCTCGTCGAGCGGTCCGCGCTCTCGCTCGGCGGCAGTCTGGCGATACTCCCGCTCTTGGCGATCCTCGTCTCGCTGTCCACGGGAGCGCTGACCAGGTGGGGGCTCGTCGCGGCCGCCTCCGCGTACGTCGTCCTCGGCGCTGCGGCGACGGTCGTGCGCCGCGCTCGTCACTCCAGCGGCGAGGGGGGACCGAGACCGGCCGGACCGCGAGGGGCCGGCTCGTCGTCTCCCGGCCGGCTACCCGATGAGACGGGTCCGACCACCGTCGTTCTCGCCGTCAGCGTCTTCCTCGCGGTCGGCACGCTGGGCGCGGCGGTGACCGTCCCCGTCGACGGCGAGACGGCGACGGACCTCCACCTGCTGACGGAACAGGACGGCGAGTTCGTCGCGAACGAGTACCCGGAGACCCTCACGGCGGGCGAGTCGGCGACCATCACCGTCGGCGTGACCAACGATGAACACCGGTCGGTCGAGTACACGGCCGTCACGGAACTCCAACGGGTCCAGGTCGACGGCCGGTCCGTCATCGTCGTGGACAGCCGACAGATCGACCGATACGCCTTCGAGCTGACACACGGGGAGAGCTGGCGCGAACCGCAGGAGTTCCGGGCGACGCTCACCGGCGAGAACGTTCGGTTCGTCACGTACCTCTACCGGGGTGAGCCCCCCGAAAACCCGACGGCGGAGTCCGCCTACAGGACCACCTACGTCTGGTTCGACGTCCAGCCCGCCGGGACGGCCGGTGAGTGA
- the menD gene encoding 2-succinyl-5-enolpyruvyl-6-hydroxy-3-cyclohexene-1-carboxylic-acid synthase: MTAPNRNVLWATALVDELVAAGVDAVVASPGSRSTPLTVAAAGHDELRVFSQLDERSAAYFALGRARRTGRVTPLICTSGTAAANYHPAVMEASNARVPLLALTADRPPELRDSGANQTADQEKLYGDAVRYYKDLPEPAADDRALRSLRTTVARAVAAAEGADQGPVHLNVPFEKPLEPTPIPGDVPDDLPAAAERGRDGPYVDVTPGAPEPGDDELRALANALGDADRGLIVAGPADPPGIDPESVTALAHATGFPVLADPLSGLRYGGHTRVAPVIGGYDAYLSADLAGDGADADDGGDAPSADWADPDAVLRLGASPTSKRLRKYLAETGADQYQVDPAGRWREAEFAATDLVVGEPSRLCARLSRLVAGGGGNPDWRAQWEAADRTAEAVHAREADVSGAGESDTVAGFHEGDALRAVAGALPDPATLFVSNSMPVRDLDRFVGPTTANVTALGNRGVSGIDGIVSSALGAGAGTTDDLTLVLGDLALYHDSNGLLAIDRCDVDATVVAINNDGGGIFHELPIEAFEPPFTESFKTPHGLAFEPLSELHGLEYARIDARPEALADRGEDSAERAAAVADDLATAVSRAHEAAGSHLIEVKTDAESSHRTRERLAAAVERAVHGEGPGE; the protein is encoded by the coding sequence ATGACCGCGCCGAACCGGAACGTCCTGTGGGCGACCGCGCTCGTCGACGAGCTCGTCGCCGCGGGCGTCGACGCCGTCGTCGCCTCGCCCGGCAGCCGCTCGACGCCGCTGACCGTCGCCGCCGCGGGCCACGACGAGCTCCGCGTGTTCTCCCAGCTCGACGAGCGCTCCGCCGCGTACTTCGCGCTCGGCCGCGCTCGGCGGACCGGCCGGGTGACGCCGCTGATCTGTACCTCGGGCACCGCCGCCGCCAACTACCACCCGGCCGTGATGGAGGCGAGCAACGCCCGCGTCCCCCTGCTCGCGCTCACCGCCGACCGCCCCCCGGAGCTGCGCGACTCGGGCGCGAACCAGACCGCGGACCAGGAGAAGCTGTACGGCGACGCAGTCCGGTACTACAAGGACCTCCCGGAGCCGGCCGCGGACGACCGGGCGCTCCGGTCGCTTCGCACCACCGTCGCCCGCGCCGTCGCGGCCGCGGAGGGGGCCGACCAGGGACCGGTCCACCTCAACGTCCCCTTCGAGAAGCCGCTGGAGCCGACGCCGATACCGGGCGACGTGCCCGACGACCTCCCGGCGGCGGCCGAGCGCGGACGCGACGGCCCCTACGTCGACGTGACGCCCGGCGCGCCCGAGCCGGGTGACGACGAACTGCGCGCGCTCGCGAACGCCCTCGGGGACGCCGACCGCGGGCTGATCGTCGCCGGTCCCGCCGACCCGCCGGGGATCGACCCGGAGTCGGTCACCGCGCTCGCGCACGCCACCGGGTTCCCCGTGCTGGCCGACCCGCTCTCCGGGCTCCGGTACGGGGGCCACACCCGCGTCGCGCCCGTGATCGGGGGCTACGACGCGTACCTCTCGGCCGACCTCGCGGGCGACGGAGCGGACGCGGACGACGGCGGCGACGCTCCGAGCGCCGACTGGGCCGACCCCGACGCGGTCCTCCGGCTCGGCGCGTCGCCGACCTCGAAGCGGCTCCGGAAGTACCTCGCCGAGACGGGGGCCGACCAGTACCAAGTCGACCCCGCCGGCCGCTGGCGCGAGGCGGAGTTCGCCGCCACCGACCTCGTCGTCGGCGAGCCGAGCCGGCTCTGTGCCCGCCTCTCGCGGCTCGTCGCGGGCGGCGGCGGGAACCCGGACTGGCGCGCGCAGTGGGAGGCGGCGGACCGGACCGCCGAGGCGGTTCACGCCCGTGAGGCCGACGTGAGCGGTGCCGGTGAGTCGGACACCGTCGCCGGATTCCACGAGGGCGACGCGCTCCGCGCGGTCGCGGGCGCGCTCCCCGACCCCGCGACGCTGTTCGTCTCCAACTCGATGCCCGTCCGCGACCTCGACCGGTTCGTCGGGCCGACGACCGCGAACGTCACCGCGCTCGGTAACCGCGGCGTCTCCGGCATCGACGGCATCGTCTCCAGCGCGCTCGGCGCGGGAGCCGGGACGACCGACGACCTCACGCTCGTCCTCGGCGACCTCGCCCTGTACCACGATTCGAACGGTCTGCTCGCGATCGACCGCTGCGACGTCGACGCGACGGTCGTGGCGATCAACAACGACGGCGGCGGCATCTTCCACGAACTGCCGATCGAGGCGTTCGAACCCCCGTTCACCGAGTCGTTCAAGACGCCGCACGGGCTGGCGTTCGAGCCGCTCTCGGAGCTTCACGGGCTCGAATACGCCCGGATCGACGCGCGTCCCGAGGCGCTCGCGGACCGCGGCGAAGACTCGGCAGAGCGTGCGGCCGCGGTGGCCGACGACCTTGCGACCGCCGTCTCCCGCGCCCACGAGGCGGCGGGGTCGCACCTGATCGAGGTCAAGACCGACGCCGAGTCCAGCCACCGGACGCGCGAGCGGCTGGCGGCCGCGGTCGAGCGCGCGGTTCACGGCGAGGGACCGGGAGAGTAA
- a CDS encoding glycosyltransferase family 4 protein, whose amino-acid sequence MSVVEGVDGESASEPNASESNVPSSTEVLVVGPAGSRTEGTGGIGRYIAEQRRHLKGRVSLDVVDTAVRTPERPVEYLRTAAVLLSVWVGFLARRRPDIVHVHTSHSFSFYISAPYVLVAGLLWNRPVILHVHGSSFDTFLEDASPLAARFQQTVFGACTAVVALSDHWRDVLATRVPPERIVVVPNAVDPDEYDPDPAADPPHLVFVSNHIERKGIVEVTEAVDELQDSGLRFRATIAGSGPLSGHAEAVAEAHDAVDYAGFVSEERKRGLLGEGSVYVLPTSAEGLPIAVLEAMAGANAIVSTDVGGIPSIVDESNGALVAPGDVRGLTDALEELLSDPERTERMGRASRRRIEESYAWPDVVDELLSLYARALSDAEGANDDSAANDDGSADPDGAGVGVET is encoded by the coding sequence ATGAGCGTCGTCGAAGGAGTCGACGGGGAGTCGGCGTCGGAGCCGAACGCCAGCGAGTCGAACGTCCCGTCGTCGACGGAGGTGCTCGTCGTCGGGCCGGCGGGATCCCGGACGGAGGGGACGGGCGGCATCGGTCGGTACATCGCGGAGCAGCGGCGGCACCTGAAAGGCCGGGTCTCCTTGGATGTCGTCGACACCGCCGTGCGGACGCCGGAGCGACCGGTCGAGTACCTCCGGACGGCGGCGGTCCTCCTGTCAGTGTGGGTCGGCTTCCTCGCCCGCCGTCGTCCCGACATCGTTCACGTCCACACCTCGCACTCGTTTTCGTTCTACATCTCCGCGCCGTACGTGCTCGTCGCCGGGCTGCTGTGGAACCGACCCGTGATACTCCACGTCCACGGCTCGTCGTTCGACACCTTCCTCGAAGACGCGTCGCCGCTGGCGGCTCGTTTCCAGCAGACGGTGTTCGGGGCCTGTACCGCGGTCGTCGCCCTGTCGGACCACTGGCGCGACGTCCTCGCGACGCGCGTTCCGCCGGAGCGGATCGTCGTCGTTCCGAACGCCGTCGACCCGGACGAGTACGACCCCGATCCCGCCGCCGACCCGCCGCACCTCGTGTTCGTCTCGAACCACATCGAGCGGAAGGGGATAGTCGAGGTGACGGAAGCCGTCGACGAACTTCAGGACTCGGGGCTCCGGTTCCGGGCGACGATCGCCGGTAGCGGACCGCTCTCGGGCCACGCCGAGGCGGTCGCCGAGGCGCACGACGCCGTCGACTACGCCGGGTTCGTCTCCGAGGAGCGGAAGCGAGGTCTCCTCGGCGAGGGGAGCGTCTACGTCCTCCCGACGAGCGCGGAGGGACTCCCGATCGCCGTCTTGGAAGCGATGGCCGGAGCGAACGCGATCGTCTCGACCGACGTGGGGGGGATCCCCTCGATCGTCGACGAGTCGAACGGCGCGCTCGTCGCTCCCGGGGACGTCCGGGGCCTGACCGACGCCCTAGAGGAACTGCTCTCGGACCCGGAGCGGACCGAACGGATGGGTCGGGCCAGCCGACGCCGCATCGAGGAGTCCTACGCGTGGCCCGACGTCGTCGACGAACTCCTCTCGCTGTACGCGCGCGCCCTGAGCGACGCAGAGGGTGCGAACGACGACAGCGCTGCGAACGACGACGGCAGTGCGGACCCCGACGGCGCGGGCGTCGGCGTCGAGACCTGA
- a CDS encoding NUDIX hydrolase, with protein MSNHPSDGSIRRVRDERGTSSVPPNVPEGVPERRELRVGAKAFVTDRDRVLLVKERREDGSTFWTLPGGGVESGESFAECLRRELDEEIRCRATVGERVGRCVYRHTSRPATTVYSVFDATLGSEPEPNPTERVLDHAWLEPADLLPTTLDPVERFIHQSVAGTDGDR; from the coding sequence ATGTCGAACCACCCTTCCGACGGTTCCATCCGGCGGGTACGCGACGAGCGGGGGACTTCGTCGGTCCCCCCGAACGTGCCGGAGGGTGTCCCCGAGCGGCGGGAGCTCAGAGTCGGTGCCAAGGCCTTCGTCACGGACCGAGACCGGGTACTGCTCGTCAAGGAGCGCCGCGAGGACGGCTCGACGTTCTGGACGCTCCCGGGCGGCGGCGTCGAGTCCGGGGAGTCCTTCGCCGAGTGTCTCCGCCGCGAGCTCGACGAGGAGATCCGGTGTCGCGCGACCGTCGGGGAGCGGGTCGGCCGCTGCGTCTACCGCCACACGAGTCGACCCGCGACGACGGTGTACTCGGTGTTCGACGCGACCCTCGGATCGGAGCCGGAACCCAATCCGACTGAACGCGTCCTCGACCACGCCTGGCTGGAGCCGGCGGACCTCCTGCCGACGACGCTCGACCCCGTCGAACGCTTCATCCACCAGTCGGTGGCGGGGACGGACGGGGACCGATAA
- a CDS encoding AAC(3) family N-acetyltransferase, with protein MVPETLTDASRVANLAKHQTLKRLNRRRSAGEVPVSRLDELLDRHGGAHSKAFVHAGLSDVKRAFDTDPYAFLRSKLNEHFRSVLTPGFTDYFATSGVYHKQYSRPKHGTFGPLFLQDADYRTDDAMKSILVEGPYRFDGCRHSDSYHEDGCFARLVEEDTLILDVGTPWITCSHLHYFESRADLDYVAEETFEGVICSEGAGCEPIEQTCGVRTSPFYSWNKPKLTRDLERDGVLHRYDLNGLRVLFFTLGDLKSSLLPRLDADPNYLVTL; from the coding sequence ATGGTACCCGAGACACTGACGGACGCCAGTCGAGTCGCGAACCTGGCCAAACACCAGACGCTCAAGCGCCTGAACCGGCGACGAAGCGCCGGCGAGGTGCCGGTCTCCCGGCTGGACGAGCTGCTCGACCGCCACGGCGGAGCGCACTCGAAGGCGTTCGTTCACGCGGGGCTGAGCGACGTGAAACGGGCGTTCGACACCGACCCCTACGCGTTTCTCCGATCGAAGCTCAACGAGCACTTCCGGAGCGTCCTCACCCCGGGCTTTACGGACTACTTCGCCACGTCCGGCGTGTACCACAAGCAGTACTCCCGACCGAAACACGGCACGTTCGGGCCGCTTTTCCTCCAAGACGCCGACTATCGGACCGACGACGCGATGAAGTCGATCTTAGTGGAGGGTCCCTACCGGTTCGACGGCTGTCGACACTCGGACAGCTACCACGAGGACGGCTGTTTCGCCCGACTCGTCGAGGAGGACACCCTGATACTCGACGTCGGGACGCCGTGGATCACCTGTTCGCACCTCCACTACTTCGAGAGCCGCGCGGACCTCGACTACGTCGCCGAGGAGACGTTCGAGGGGGTGATCTGCTCCGAGGGGGCCGGCTGCGAGCCGATCGAGCAGACCTGCGGGGTCCGCACGTCGCCGTTCTACTCGTGGAACAAGCCGAAGCTGACACGCGATCTGGAGCGGGACGGCGTCCTCCACCGGTACGACCTCAACGGGCTTCGGGTGCTGTTTTTCACCTTAGGAGACCTGAAGTCGTCGCTACTACCGCGGCTCGACGCGGACCCGAACTACCTCGTGACGCTGTGA
- a CDS encoding DUF5830 family protein: MTEPTTRDEKLELGVELLAHLEREELDLAAAVDRIETITTSPALTRDILDAAEKRGVIDRDGARLRIRRGGTYVEYDSQVVAREGDFECRRCGASISTGHFVKLDAGELGPFGSSCIRKVTGRETESE; encoded by the coding sequence GTGACGGAGCCGACGACCCGCGACGAGAAACTGGAACTCGGCGTCGAGCTGCTGGCGCACCTCGAACGCGAGGAGCTCGACCTCGCCGCGGCCGTCGACCGGATCGAGACGATCACGACCAGCCCCGCGCTCACGCGGGACATCCTCGACGCCGCCGAGAAGCGGGGGGTCATCGACCGCGACGGCGCTCGGCTCCGGATCCGCCGGGGCGGCACGTACGTGGAGTACGACAGTCAGGTCGTCGCCCGCGAGGGCGACTTCGAGTGTCGCCGGTGCGGCGCGTCGATCTCGACCGGCCACTTCGTCAAGCTTGACGCCGGCGAACTCGGGCCGTTCGGCTCCTCGTGTATCCGAAAGGTGACCGGGAGAGAGACCGAGTCGGAGTAG
- a CDS encoding alpha/beta hydrolase translates to MSQQIRGVSGPHAEATLVTGGAPAAAAEAAVVLVHGRGGTAEGLIRLADEFYRSGVALLAPGAVRSTWYPAPHEASLSANEPALTSAVDCVAAAVDAARDTGVPTDRIVLVGVSQGGTVVAESLRRRPRRFGGAFVVSAALPGDDLDSAEVEGSEREGDGNGPLSGTPVALDSSEADPYVPADRVRATARAFERAGAAVDLRIDPGDGHGLSDATMGRIGERLGELLGDSH, encoded by the coding sequence ATGAGCCAGCAGATTCGCGGCGTCTCCGGGCCGCACGCCGAGGCGACGCTCGTCACCGGCGGCGCGCCGGCCGCGGCCGCCGAGGCCGCGGTCGTGCTGGTCCACGGCCGCGGCGGCACCGCAGAAGGACTGATTCGGCTTGCGGACGAGTTCTACCGGTCGGGAGTCGCCCTCCTCGCGCCGGGCGCGGTCCGGTCGACGTGGTACCCGGCCCCCCACGAGGCGTCGCTGTCGGCCAACGAGCCGGCGCTGACCTCCGCGGTCGACTGCGTCGCGGCCGCGGTCGACGCCGCGCGCGACACCGGCGTCCCGACCGATCGCATCGTGCTCGTCGGCGTCTCGCAGGGGGGGACGGTCGTCGCCGAGTCCCTCCGCCGTCGCCCCCGCCGGTTCGGCGGCGCGTTCGTCGTCTCGGCCGCGCTGCCGGGCGACGACCTCGACTCGGCCGAGGTGGAGGGCTCGGAGCGGGAAGGGGACGGTAACGGCCCCCTCTCCGGGACCCCGGTGGCGCTCGACAGCAGCGAGGCCGACCCGTACGTGCCCGCCGACCGCGTCCGGGCGACCGCGCGCGCCTTCGAGCGCGCCGGTGCCGCGGTCGACCTCCGGATCGACCCGGGGGACGGCCACGGGCTCTCGGACGCGACGATGGGCCGGATCGGCGAGCGACTCGGGGAACTGCTCGGCGACAGTCACTGA